The Longimicrobium sp. genome includes a window with the following:
- a CDS encoding DUF4129 domain-containing protein — protein MQLPGVEQVDRALREVYAQPDFVAQTKPPGLMDMIREQIRKALGWIMDRLSGIAAVEKAGPVVFYIMAVLLAAAAIGLLAHLFYTSGVAFSSERGPGPGEDGEALGGPRTAADWEGAARRAAGEGRLREASLALYNALVLRLDARGALRFDPAKTPGDYRREVRANPEVARPFAAFVRGFEPVVFGGRALDPDGYERLRAAAGEAGARG, from the coding sequence ATGCAGCTACCCGGCGTCGAGCAGGTGGACCGCGCGCTGCGCGAGGTGTACGCGCAGCCGGACTTCGTGGCGCAGACGAAGCCGCCGGGGCTGATGGACATGATCCGCGAGCAGATCCGCAAGGCGCTCGGCTGGATCATGGACCGGCTGAGCGGCATCGCCGCCGTCGAGAAGGCGGGGCCCGTCGTCTTCTACATCATGGCCGTGCTCCTGGCCGCGGCCGCCATCGGCCTCCTGGCGCACCTCTTCTACACCAGCGGCGTCGCCTTCTCGAGCGAGCGCGGCCCCGGCCCCGGTGAGGACGGCGAGGCGCTGGGGGGCCCGCGCACCGCGGCGGACTGGGAGGGCGCGGCCCGGCGCGCCGCTGGCGAGGGGCGCCTGCGCGAAGCGTCGCTGGCTCTCTACAATGCGCTGGTGCTGCGGCTGGACGCCCGCGGCGCGCTGCGCTTCGACCCGGCCAAGACGCCGGGCGACTACCGCCGCGAGGTGAGGGCAAACCCCGAGGTGGCGCGCCCCTTCGCCGCGTTCGTGCGCGGCTTCGAGCCGGTGGTCTTCGGCGGGCGGGCGCTGGACCCGGACGGCTATGAGCGGCTCCGCGCCGCCGCCGGCGAGGCGGGCGCGCGTGGGTAG